One Vigna unguiculata cultivar IT97K-499-35 chromosome 11, ASM411807v1, whole genome shotgun sequence DNA window includes the following coding sequences:
- the LOC114169791 gene encoding G-type lectin S-receptor-like serine/threonine-protein kinase At4g27290 isoform X1, which translates to MGMFSFMIIVAYMLVPALKISAANLTMSQSIIDSETLVSNSGQFELGFFTPGNSTKRYLGIWYKIIPVERVVWVPYGANAINDSSGILAFSKTGNLELRQNDTVVWSATYRKQARNPVAVLLDSGNFVVRNEGETEPDEYLWQSFDYPSDTLLPGMKLGWDLRTGLERNLTSWKSPDDPSPGDDSWVLRLNNYPEFYLMQGKHKSNRIGPWNGLFFSGLSLQKPNPIYKFEYVVKSDVLYAPNKVEMSYSLVLKNTSVLVAVTISKGRFRTRRWVETAQSWETYDESNLNDICDMYALCGAYGNCLTTASPLCLCLKGFSPNSRQEWNTMDWSGGCIRKKPLSCKEFYKDEFVKYVGLKVPDTTHTWVDENIDLDDCRSRCLSNCSCMAFTNSDINGPGSGCVMWFGDLVDMRQFETGGQDLYIRMSSANSDLTTNTRAQQRHKRVKIIIATTTAAISGILFFCIFVMYRVRRNIAEKSEKKDNIKRQLEDLDMPLFDLFTITTATNNFSSNNMIGKGGFGPVYKGKLADGQEIAVKRLSRSSGQGMTEFITEVKLIAKVQHRNLVKLLGCCIRGEEKILVYEYMVNGSLDSFIFDEQKGKFLDWPMRFQIILGVARGLLYLHQDSRLRIIHRDLKASNVLLDENLNPKISDFGMARAFGGDQTEGNTNRVVGTFGYMAPEYAVHGLFSIKSDVFSFGILLLEIVCGNKNRPLCHGNQTLNLVGYAWELWKEKNALDLIDSNVKDSCVITEALRCIHISLLCVQQYPEDRPTMTSIIQMLGSERELVEPKEPGFFPKRISNDENLNKMSMNEELSITSLNGR; encoded by the exons ATGGGGATGTTTTCTTTCATGATTATTGTTGCTTACATGCTTGTTCCTGCTCTCAAAATTTCCGCAGCTAACCTCACTATGTCACAGTCAATAATTGACAGCGAGACATTAGTATCCAACAGCGGACAGTTTGAGCTCGGGTTCTTCACCCCAGGTAACTCCACAAAACGCTACCTTGGAATTTGGTATAAAATTATACCTGTTGAACGAGTTGTTTGGGTTCCATACGGCGCAAACGCAATTAATGATTCCTCGGGCATTTTAGCCTTCAGCAAGACAGGGAATCTTGAGCTCAGACAAAACGACACAGTTGTCTGGTCCGCAACCTATCGAAAACAAGCACGGAATCCAGTGGCAGTGCTCTTGGACAGTGGCAATTTTGTGGTAAGAAATGAGGGAGAAACAGAGCCAGATGAGTATCTGTGGCAAAGCTTTGACTATCCTTCTGATACACTCTTGCCAGGGATGAAGTTAGGATGGGACCTCAGAACTGGTCTGGAACGGAACCTAACATCTTGGAAGAGTCCGGATGATCCATCCCCAGGAGACGATTCTTGGGTTCTAAGGCTTAATAATTATCCTGAGTTTTACCTGATGCAGGGAAAACATAAGTCCAACCGCATTGGACCTTGGAATGGACTTTTTTTCAGTGGTCTATCACTTCAAAAGCCAAATCCAATCTACAAATTCGAGTACGTCGTTAAAAGTGACGTTTTGTACGCCCCCAACAAGGTTGAGATGTCGTATTCGCTTGTTCTTAAGAATACTTCGGTCCTCGTTGCAGTTACCATAAGCAAAGGTCGCTTCCGAACCCGTCGTTGGGTGGAAACTGCGCAAAGTTGGGAAACTTATGATGAATCTAACCTAAATGACATTTGTGATATGTATGCCTTGTGTGGAGCCTACGGGAATTGCTTGACAACAGCGTCACCACTTTGCCTATGTTTAAAAGGATTCAGTCCAAACTCACGACAAGAATGGAATACAATGGACTGGAGTGGAGGATGCATCCGGAAGAAACCATTAAGCTGCAAAGAGTTCTACAAGGATGAGTTTGTGAAATATGTAGGCCTGAAAGTACCAGATACGACACATACGTGGGTTGATGAGAATATTGATTTAGATGATTGCAGAAGCAGATGCTTGAGTAATTGTTCTTGTATGGCGTTTACTAATTCAGACATAAACGGGCCAGGTAGTGGCTGTGTCATGTGGTTTGGAGATCTTGTTGATATGCGGCAGTTTGAAACTGGTGGGCAAGATCTATATATCCGGATGTCTTCTGCAAATTCAG ATCTCACCACAAACACTCGGGCTCAACAACGACACAAACGTGTGAAGATAATTATTGCTACCACAACTGCTGCAATTAGTGGCATacttttcttttgcatttttgtCATGTACAGAGTCCGAAGGAACATAGCAG AAAAGTCAGAGAAAAAAGACAACATTAAAAGGCAGCTAGAAGATCTAGACATGCCATTGTTTGATCTGTTTACAATCACTACTGCCACTAACAATTTCTCGAGCAATAATATGATAGGAAAAGGTGGTTTTGGACCTGTATACAAG GGAAAATTAGCGGATGGGCAAGAGATTGCTGTGAAAAGACTTTCAAGAAGTTCTGGACAAGGAATGACCGAGTTCATAACAGAAGTGAAACTGATTGCAAAGGTTCAACACCGTAATCTGGTAAAGCTACTTGGCTGTTGCATCCGAGGAGAAGAAAAAATACTAGTATATGAATACATGGTTAATGGAAGCCTAGATTCCTTCATCTTTG ATGAACAAAAAGGTAAATTTCTTGATTGGCCTATGCGCTTCCAAATAATACTTGGAGTTGCAAGAGGGCTTCTGTATCTTCACCAAGATTCCCGGTTAAGGATAATACATAGAGATCTCAAAGCAAGTAATGTTTTACTTGATGAAAATTTAAATCCAAAAATTTCAGACTTTGGAATGGCTAGAGCTTTTGGAGGAGACCAAACCGAAGGAAACACAAACAGAGTAGTTGGGACATT TGGGTATATGGCCCCAGAGTATGCCGTTCATGGACTATTTTCAATCAAATCTGATGTTTTCAGCTTTGGTATTTTGTTGTTGGAGATTGTATGTGGGAACAAAAATAGACCTCTGTGTCATGGAAACCAGACTCTTAACCTTGTTGGTTAT GCATGGGAACTTTGGAAAGAGAAAAATGCCTTAGATTTGATAGACTCAAATGTGAAGGACTCGTGTGTAATCACAGAAGCATTGCGATGCATCCATATCAGTCTCTTGTGCGTGCAACAGTACCCGGAAGATAGGCCAACCATGACATCCATAATTCAAATGTTAGGCAGTGAGAGGGAACTGGTTGAGCCTAAAGAGCCTGGTTTCTTTCCAAAGAGAATTTCAAATGATGAAAATCTAAACAAAATGTCTATGAATGAAGAATTAAGCATTACGTCTTTAAATGGCCGGTGA
- the LOC114169791 gene encoding G-type lectin S-receptor-like serine/threonine-protein kinase At4g27290 isoform X2 translates to MGMFSFMIIVAYMLVPALKISAANLTMSQSIIDSETLVSNSGQFELGFFTPGNSTKRYLGIWYKIIPVERVVWVPYGANAINDSSGILAFSKTGNLELRQNDTVVWSATYRKQARNPVAVLLDSGNFVVRNEGETEPDEYLWQSFDYPSDTLLPGMKLGWDLRTGLERNLTSWKSPDDPSPGDDSWVLRLNNYPEFYLMQGKHKSNRIGPWNGLFFSGLSLQKPNPIYKFEYVVKSDVLYAPNKVEMSYSLVLKNTSVLVAVTISKGRFRTRRWVETAQSWETYDESNLNDICDMYALCGAYGNCLTTASPLCLCLKGFSPNSRQEWNTMDWSGGCIRKKPLSCKEFYKDEFVKYVGLKVPDTTHTWVDENIDLDDCRSRCLSNCSCMAFTNSDINGPGSGCVMWFGDLVDMRQFETGGQDLYIRMSSANSEKSEKKDNIKRQLEDLDMPLFDLFTITTATNNFSSNNMIGKGGFGPVYKGKLADGQEIAVKRLSRSSGQGMTEFITEVKLIAKVQHRNLVKLLGCCIRGEEKILVYEYMVNGSLDSFIFDEQKGKFLDWPMRFQIILGVARGLLYLHQDSRLRIIHRDLKASNVLLDENLNPKISDFGMARAFGGDQTEGNTNRVVGTFGYMAPEYAVHGLFSIKSDVFSFGILLLEIVCGNKNRPLCHGNQTLNLVGYAWELWKEKNALDLIDSNVKDSCVITEALRCIHISLLCVQQYPEDRPTMTSIIQMLGSERELVEPKEPGFFPKRISNDENLNKMSMNEELSITSLNGR, encoded by the exons ATGGGGATGTTTTCTTTCATGATTATTGTTGCTTACATGCTTGTTCCTGCTCTCAAAATTTCCGCAGCTAACCTCACTATGTCACAGTCAATAATTGACAGCGAGACATTAGTATCCAACAGCGGACAGTTTGAGCTCGGGTTCTTCACCCCAGGTAACTCCACAAAACGCTACCTTGGAATTTGGTATAAAATTATACCTGTTGAACGAGTTGTTTGGGTTCCATACGGCGCAAACGCAATTAATGATTCCTCGGGCATTTTAGCCTTCAGCAAGACAGGGAATCTTGAGCTCAGACAAAACGACACAGTTGTCTGGTCCGCAACCTATCGAAAACAAGCACGGAATCCAGTGGCAGTGCTCTTGGACAGTGGCAATTTTGTGGTAAGAAATGAGGGAGAAACAGAGCCAGATGAGTATCTGTGGCAAAGCTTTGACTATCCTTCTGATACACTCTTGCCAGGGATGAAGTTAGGATGGGACCTCAGAACTGGTCTGGAACGGAACCTAACATCTTGGAAGAGTCCGGATGATCCATCCCCAGGAGACGATTCTTGGGTTCTAAGGCTTAATAATTATCCTGAGTTTTACCTGATGCAGGGAAAACATAAGTCCAACCGCATTGGACCTTGGAATGGACTTTTTTTCAGTGGTCTATCACTTCAAAAGCCAAATCCAATCTACAAATTCGAGTACGTCGTTAAAAGTGACGTTTTGTACGCCCCCAACAAGGTTGAGATGTCGTATTCGCTTGTTCTTAAGAATACTTCGGTCCTCGTTGCAGTTACCATAAGCAAAGGTCGCTTCCGAACCCGTCGTTGGGTGGAAACTGCGCAAAGTTGGGAAACTTATGATGAATCTAACCTAAATGACATTTGTGATATGTATGCCTTGTGTGGAGCCTACGGGAATTGCTTGACAACAGCGTCACCACTTTGCCTATGTTTAAAAGGATTCAGTCCAAACTCACGACAAGAATGGAATACAATGGACTGGAGTGGAGGATGCATCCGGAAGAAACCATTAAGCTGCAAAGAGTTCTACAAGGATGAGTTTGTGAAATATGTAGGCCTGAAAGTACCAGATACGACACATACGTGGGTTGATGAGAATATTGATTTAGATGATTGCAGAAGCAGATGCTTGAGTAATTGTTCTTGTATGGCGTTTACTAATTCAGACATAAACGGGCCAGGTAGTGGCTGTGTCATGTGGTTTGGAGATCTTGTTGATATGCGGCAGTTTGAAACTGGTGGGCAAGATCTATATATCCGGATGTCTTCTGCAAATTCAG AAAAGTCAGAGAAAAAAGACAACATTAAAAGGCAGCTAGAAGATCTAGACATGCCATTGTTTGATCTGTTTACAATCACTACTGCCACTAACAATTTCTCGAGCAATAATATGATAGGAAAAGGTGGTTTTGGACCTGTATACAAG GGAAAATTAGCGGATGGGCAAGAGATTGCTGTGAAAAGACTTTCAAGAAGTTCTGGACAAGGAATGACCGAGTTCATAACAGAAGTGAAACTGATTGCAAAGGTTCAACACCGTAATCTGGTAAAGCTACTTGGCTGTTGCATCCGAGGAGAAGAAAAAATACTAGTATATGAATACATGGTTAATGGAAGCCTAGATTCCTTCATCTTTG ATGAACAAAAAGGTAAATTTCTTGATTGGCCTATGCGCTTCCAAATAATACTTGGAGTTGCAAGAGGGCTTCTGTATCTTCACCAAGATTCCCGGTTAAGGATAATACATAGAGATCTCAAAGCAAGTAATGTTTTACTTGATGAAAATTTAAATCCAAAAATTTCAGACTTTGGAATGGCTAGAGCTTTTGGAGGAGACCAAACCGAAGGAAACACAAACAGAGTAGTTGGGACATT TGGGTATATGGCCCCAGAGTATGCCGTTCATGGACTATTTTCAATCAAATCTGATGTTTTCAGCTTTGGTATTTTGTTGTTGGAGATTGTATGTGGGAACAAAAATAGACCTCTGTGTCATGGAAACCAGACTCTTAACCTTGTTGGTTAT GCATGGGAACTTTGGAAAGAGAAAAATGCCTTAGATTTGATAGACTCAAATGTGAAGGACTCGTGTGTAATCACAGAAGCATTGCGATGCATCCATATCAGTCTCTTGTGCGTGCAACAGTACCCGGAAGATAGGCCAACCATGACATCCATAATTCAAATGTTAGGCAGTGAGAGGGAACTGGTTGAGCCTAAAGAGCCTGGTTTCTTTCCAAAGAGAATTTCAAATGATGAAAATCTAAACAAAATGTCTATGAATGAAGAATTAAGCATTACGTCTTTAAATGGCCGGTGA